The following coding sequences lie in one Vibrio sp. ED004 genomic window:
- the xdhB gene encoding xanthine dehydrogenase molybdopterin binding subunit, which produces MSNSNKHAMTHEEMVTIAKQDLKTGVGKSVKHDSAAKQVTGEAVYIDDRLEFPNQLHIYARLSTQAHANITKIDLSPCYEFEGVAIAIQAKDVPGELDIGAILPGDPLLADGKVEYYGQPVIAVAANDLETARKAAHAAIIEYEELPAILDVKEALAKEHFVTESHTQQRGDSKAALAKAKHVISGDLEIGGQEHFYLETQISSVMPTEDGGMIVYTSTQNPTEVQKLVAEVIGVPMHKVVIDMRRMGGGFGGKETQAASPACMAAVIAHLTGRPTKMRLLRNEDMQQTGKRHPFYNQYTVGFDDNGVIQGADITVAGNCGYSPDLSSSIVDRAMFHSDNAYYLGDATVVGHRCKTNTASNTAYRGFGGPQGMMTIEHIMDEIARYLKKDPLEVRKANYYGEEGRDVTHYYQTVEDNFLPEITEQLERSSDYHARRKEVAEFNKQSPILKKGLAITPVKFGISFTATFLNQAGALIHIYTDGSIHLNHGGTEMGQGLNIKVAQIVAQEFQVDVERIQITATNTDKVPNTSPTAASSGADLNGKAAQNAAITIKQRLIDFASSHFKVWPEEVVFKNGMVQIRDEIMTFNSFVELAWFNQISLSSTGFYRTPKIYYDHEKARGRPFYYYAYGASCSEVIIDTLTGENKILRVDILHDVGASLNPAIDIGQVEGGFVQGVGWLTTEELVWNQQGRLMTNGPASYKIPAIADMPIDFRTHLLENRSNPEDTVFNSKAVGEPPFMLGMSVWSALKDAISYVAVDGAIPKLNTPATPERVLMAIQEVTEMAPTSVDAQSETA; this is translated from the coding sequence ATGTCTAATTCGAACAAGCATGCGATGACCCACGAAGAGATGGTTACCATTGCAAAACAAGACCTAAAAACTGGCGTCGGTAAAAGCGTTAAACACGACAGTGCAGCCAAGCAAGTAACGGGCGAAGCGGTATACATTGATGACCGCCTAGAGTTCCCAAATCAGCTGCACATATACGCACGCCTGAGCACTCAAGCACACGCCAACATCACCAAGATAGATTTATCACCGTGTTACGAATTTGAAGGTGTGGCGATTGCCATTCAAGCCAAAGACGTACCGGGTGAACTGGATATCGGGGCCATCCTACCGGGCGATCCACTGCTTGCAGACGGTAAAGTAGAATACTACGGCCAACCTGTGATTGCGGTAGCAGCTAACGATCTAGAAACCGCACGCAAAGCCGCACATGCTGCGATTATTGAATACGAAGAGCTACCTGCCATTCTTGATGTCAAAGAAGCGTTGGCAAAAGAACACTTCGTGACAGAAAGCCACACTCAACAACGTGGTGATTCGAAAGCCGCATTGGCAAAAGCAAAACACGTAATCTCTGGCGACCTAGAGATCGGCGGCCAAGAACACTTCTACCTAGAAACTCAAATCAGTAGCGTAATGCCAACCGAAGATGGTGGCATGATCGTGTACACCTCGACTCAAAACCCGACCGAAGTTCAAAAACTGGTTGCGGAAGTGATTGGCGTACCGATGCACAAAGTCGTGATTGATATGCGTCGTATGGGTGGTGGTTTCGGTGGTAAAGAGACCCAAGCAGCCTCTCCAGCGTGTATGGCTGCGGTTATTGCTCATCTCACAGGCCGACCGACCAAAATGCGCCTGCTGCGTAATGAAGACATGCAGCAAACCGGTAAACGTCATCCATTCTACAACCAATACACAGTCGGTTTTGACGACAATGGTGTGATTCAAGGTGCCGACATTACCGTTGCAGGTAACTGTGGCTACTCACCAGACTTATCAAGTTCTATCGTCGACCGTGCGATGTTCCACTCAGACAACGCTTATTACCTAGGCGATGCAACGGTGGTCGGTCACCGATGCAAAACCAACACAGCATCGAACACCGCATACCGTGGCTTTGGTGGCCCGCAAGGCATGATGACCATTGAACATATCATGGATGAGATTGCGCGTTACCTAAAAAAAGATCCTTTGGAAGTACGTAAGGCGAACTACTACGGCGAAGAAGGCCGTGACGTGACCCATTACTACCAAACCGTTGAAGACAACTTTTTACCTGAGATAACCGAACAGCTTGAACGCAGCAGTGACTATCACGCACGTCGTAAAGAAGTCGCTGAGTTCAACAAGCAAAGCCCTATCTTGAAGAAAGGTCTAGCGATCACGCCAGTGAAATTCGGCATCTCGTTTACTGCGACTTTCTTGAACCAAGCGGGTGCGCTCATCCATATCTACACCGATGGCAGTATTCATTTGAATCACGGTGGTACGGAAATGGGGCAAGGCTTGAACATCAAAGTGGCACAAATCGTTGCACAGGAGTTCCAAGTCGATGTCGAACGTATCCAGATCACCGCTACAAACACAGACAAAGTTCCGAACACATCACCAACCGCAGCCTCATCGGGCGCCGACCTCAACGGTAAGGCCGCGCAAAACGCCGCAATAACCATTAAGCAGCGCCTGATAGACTTCGCTTCTTCGCACTTCAAAGTGTGGCCTGAGGAGGTGGTGTTTAAGAACGGCATGGTGCAGATCCGCGATGAGATCATGACCTTCAACTCATTTGTTGAACTGGCTTGGTTTAATCAAATTTCGCTATCGAGCACTGGCTTCTACCGCACTCCAAAGATCTATTACGATCACGAGAAAGCGCGCGGTCGCCCGTTCTACTACTACGCGTATGGTGCCTCTTGTTCAGAAGTCATCATCGATACCCTAACCGGCGAGAACAAGATTCTGCGAGTCGATATCCTGCATGACGTGGGCGCTTCATTGAACCCTGCGATTGATATCGGACAAGTCGAAGGTGGCTTTGTGCAAGGTGTCGGTTGGTTAACAACGGAGGAGTTGGTTTGGAACCAACAAGGCCGCTTGATGACCAACGGCCCGGCGAGTTACAAGATTCCTGCGATTGCTGATATGCCGATTGATTTCAGAACGCACCTTTTGGAAAACCGCAGCAACCCAGAAGACACAGTCTTCAACTCGAAAGCCGTGGGTGAGCCACCTTTCATGTTGGGTATGTCGGTATGGAGCGCACTGAAAGATGCAATAAGCTATGTCGCTGTCGATGGCGCGATTCCTAAGCTCAACACACCTGCAACGCCAGAACGCGTTCTGATGGCGATACAGGAAGTCACTGAAATGGCTCCGACCTCGGTCGATGCTCAATCAGAAACGGCTTAG
- the xdhC gene encoding xanthine dehydrogenase accessory protein XdhC — translation MFKDNWIHELAKLEENYEPCVMVTVLEDRGSVPRDAGTKMLVTRDRIIATIGGGHLEHVATKMAREMLIASEKSLKVERFNLGARLGQCCGGMATLSFEPIGTQQNHLVLFGAGHVAKALLHIVATLPFRVTWIDEREEVFPETLPHGVKKLVSDDPVGEVKHMPPNSYYLVMTHNHQLDFDLTKAIIDREDSRYFGMIGSLTKRKKFDFRLEQRGYSQEQIETMICPIGISAVNGKHPAEIAVSVAGELIAHYQGQALEQKRPTKQYRNQDLTDQHSQPSDVGEPPLEEKIA, via the coding sequence ATGTTTAAGGATAATTGGATTCACGAACTGGCAAAACTGGAAGAGAACTACGAACCATGTGTGATGGTGACAGTACTTGAAGACAGAGGCTCAGTGCCGCGTGATGCGGGTACCAAGATGCTTGTCACTCGTGACCGAATCATCGCTACGATTGGTGGTGGTCACCTTGAACATGTGGCCACTAAAATGGCTCGCGAGATGCTGATTGCCAGTGAGAAATCACTCAAAGTGGAACGCTTTAACCTAGGTGCTCGTTTGGGCCAATGTTGTGGTGGAATGGCAACATTGAGCTTTGAACCGATTGGCACTCAGCAGAATCACCTTGTGCTGTTTGGCGCTGGCCATGTTGCCAAAGCGCTACTGCACATTGTCGCAACCCTACCCTTCCGTGTTACCTGGATTGATGAACGCGAAGAAGTGTTTCCTGAAACACTGCCACACGGTGTGAAAAAGCTTGTATCGGACGACCCTGTAGGCGAAGTAAAACACATGCCACCGAACAGCTATTACCTTGTGATGACCCACAACCACCAGCTCGATTTCGATTTAACCAAAGCGATCATCGACCGTGAAGACAGCCGTTACTTCGGCATGATCGGCTCGCTGACCAAACGTAAGAAGTTCGACTTCCGCTTAGAGCAACGTGGCTACAGCCAAGAACAAATCGAAACCATGATTTGCCCGATTGGCATTAGCGCCGTGAATGGCAAACATCCGGCTGAAATTGCGGTATCGGTTGCGGGTGAACTGATCGCACACTATCAAGGCCAAGCGCTTGAACAAAAGCGCCCAACCAAACAATATCGAAATCAGGATTTGACCGATCAACACAGTCAACCAAGCGATGTAGGCGAACCACCATTGGAAGAGAAGATCGCCTAA